One Mangifera indica cultivar Alphonso chromosome 4, CATAS_Mindica_2.1, whole genome shotgun sequence genomic region harbors:
- the LOC123214443 gene encoding serine/threonine-protein kinase PBL34-like isoform X1 has product MGFDGANGKVKSSYWDVRKSKGRKKKKEVEDEVEAGEETGCWLKLRFIGSCISSRSKVDSSVSGTSTHYAESKSTNDTSRDQPTVPVVPSTTTSNAESNASTSKLEEELKVASRLRKFTFNDLKLATRNFRPESLLGEGGFGCVFKGWIEENGTAPVKPGTGLTVAVKTLNHDGLQGHKEWLAEVNFLGDLVHPNLVKLIGYCIEDDQRLLVYEFMPRGSLENHLFRRSLPLPWSIRMKIALGAAKGLTFLHEEAERPVIYRDFKTSNILLDADYNAKLSDFGLAKDGPEGDKTHVSTRVMGTYGYAAPEYVMTGHLTSRSDVYSFGVVLLEMLTGRRSMDKNRPNGEHNLVEWARPHLGERRRFYRLIDPRLEGHFSIKGAQKAAQLAAHCLSRDPKARPLMSEVVEALKPLPNLKDMASSSYYFQTMQAERIISSPNTRNGVRSQAGSLSRNGQRSLSIPNGSHASPYHHQYPHQSPKPNGKP; this is encoded by the exons ATGGGGTTTGATGGTGCAAATGGGAAGGTGAAGAGTTCTTATTGGGATGTGCGCAAATCAAAgggaaggaagaagaagaaggaggttGAAGATGAAGTTGAGGCTGGAGAAGAGACTGGGTGTTGGCTCAAGTTAAGGTTTATTGGAAGCTGCATTTCTTCAAGATCCAAAGTTGATAGCTCTGTTAGTGGCACCAGTACTCATTATG CAGAAAGTAAATCCACAAATGACACCAGTAGAGACCAACCGACAGTTCCAGTAGTCCCATCTACTACCACCAGTAATGCAGAAAGTAATGCATCCACTTCTAAGCTTGAGGAAGAGCTTAAAGTTGCTTCTAGGCTACGAAAATTCACATTTAATGATCTGAAGCTGGCAACACGAAATTTTAGGCCGGAGAGTCTTCTTGGAGAAGGTGGTTTTGGTTGTGTTTTCAAGGGCTGGATAGAAGAAAATGGAACTGCTCCTGTTAAACCTGGCACAGGGCTTACTGTTGCTGTTAAAACCCTTAACCATGATGGTCTTCAGGGCCATAAAGAATGGCTG GCTGAAGTAAATTTTCTTGGTGATCTTGTTCATCCCAACTTGGTTAAATTAATCGGTTATTGCATCGAAGATGATCAAAGGCTGCTAGTATATGAGTTTATGCCTCGAGGAAGCTTGGAGAATCACCTTTTCAGAA GGTCCTTGCCACTTCCATGGTCCATAAGAATGAAAATTGCACTAGGAGCTGCAAAAGGTCTTACATTTCTACACGAAGAAGCTGAAAGGCCGGTGATTTATCGTGATTTCAAGACCTCCAACATCCTATTAGATGCA gACTACAATGCCAAACTTTCTGATTTTGGACTTGCGAAAGATGGTCCTGAGGGAGATAAAACCCATGTATCAACCCGTGTGATGGGAACTTACGGCTATGCAGCACCAGAGTATGTAATGACTG GACATCTTACATCAAGGAGTGATGTCTACAGTTTCGGTGTGGTTCTACTTGAAATGCTAACTGGCAGGAGATCAATGGACAAGAACCGTCCTAATGGGGAACATAATCTTGTTGAGTGGGCTCGGCCACATCTAGGAGAGCGAAGAAGATTTTACAGATTGATTGACCCTCGTCTTGAAGGTCACTTTTCCATCAAAGGTGCCCAGAAAGCTGCCCAGTTGGCTGCTCATTGCCTTAGTCGGGATCCAAAAGCCAGGCCCCTCATGAGCGAAGTTGTTGAAGCCTTAAAGCCTCTGCCCAATCTCAAGGACATGGCAAGCTCATCATATTATTTCCAGACCATGCAAGCTGAACGAATAATCTCAAGTCCCAATACTAGAAACGGTGTGCGAAGTCAGGCTGGATCACTTTCAAGAAACGGGCAGAGAAGCCTTTCCATACCGAATGGTTCGCATGCTTCTCCATATCACCATCAGTACCCCCATCAATCACCAAAACCCAATGGCAAACCATAG
- the LOC123214059 gene encoding uncharacterized protein LOC123214059 has translation MNFLLRSTTTTQHAVPEQESPAATSFLPKHPSTLENLIAEDAYTRYSTANYLGGEIESVGGENGGSIEVSCEKNDSPVVENHTDVSEEEGWIIIPYKKLPDNWYDAPDRHSFCSLDRTFVFPGEQLHVLACLSACKQDTEIITPFKLAAVMGRSRGQSPERKNGNNEDTMNSVVGYTEVSPDRQVTDQNGVNSAEEKMDLQNDISASESLLKMEDHKRQTETLLQKFKDSHFFVRIAESGESLWSKKSSPEISSEFFETDSQKSGASGTKKATKSASRATAVIDRGNFDANVSGGVARNSVKCCSLSNGDLVVLLQVNVGVDFLRDPVIEILQFEKYKERNLYSENQDNLMNANPDPCAELLKWLLPLDNTVPPAHSLSPPRSSATGIGSTQQKSVSSGSQLFSQFRSYSMSSLPQNTTPPLPLKVQSSKPSFDLDDWDQSSSQKLFKDQRNETKGLLSFRGVSVEQERFSVRCGLEGIYVPGRRWRRKLEIIQPIEIHSFSADCCTDDLLCVQIKNISPAHTPDIVVYIDAITIVLEEASKGGPTLSLPIACIEAGNGHSLPNLSLRRGEEQSFILKPAYSMWMDRKAHGERSSRSSSLHLPSKTFEGKRSASTADQYALMVSCRCNYTESRLFFKQPTTWQPRISRDLMISVASEMSRQPSGPNDRFTQLPVQVLTLQASNLTSEDLTLTVLAPTSFASPPTVVSLSSTPSSPFSPFVGSSEYAGKANDERHGHALNKLSSVPLVSENQKQNGDGGVTSVLINRQSSPVSDVIPSTGLGCTHLWLQSRVPLGCIPSHSTATIKLELLPLTDGIITLDTLQIDVKEKGVTYIPEQSLKINATSSISTGIL, from the exons ATGAATTTTCTGCTGCGCTCTACAACGACGACGCAACATGCAGTGCCAGAGCAGGAATCTCCTGCAGCCACGAGCTTTTTACCCAAACATCCATCAACCTTGGAAAATCTTATCGCTGAGGATGCGTACACGCGTTACTCAACGGCTAATTATCTTGGTGGAGAGATCGAAAGTGTTGGAGGTGAAAATGGCGGCAGCATTGAGGTTTCTTGTGAAAAGAATGACTCTCCTGTTGTAGAGAACCACACTGATGTTTCTGAAGAAGAAGGATGGATCATCATTCCTTATA AAAAACTCCCAGATAACTGGTACGATGCGCCAGATAGACATTCATTCTGCTCACTGGACCGCACCTTTGTTTTCCCTG GTGAACAGTTACATGTCCTGGCATGCTTGTCAGCATGTAAGCAGGATACAGAAATCATTACACCATTTAAACTTGCTGCTGTTATGGGTAGAAGTAGAGGACAAAGCCCTGAGagaaaaaatggaaacaatGAAGACACAATGAATTCAGTGGTTGGATATACGGAAGTGAGTCCTGATAGGCAAGTAACAGATCAGAATGGTGTAAACTCAGCAGAAGAAAAGATGGatttacaaaatgatatttCAGCCAGTGAATCATTGCTTAAAATGGAAGATCACAAAAGACAAACTGAAACTTTGTTGCAAAAATTCAAGGACTCCCATTTTTTCGTTAGAATTGCAGAGTCAGGTGAATCACTTTGGTCAAAGAAGAGTTCTCCTGAGATATCTTCTGAATTCTTTGAGACAGATAGTCAAAAGTCTGGTGCAAGTGGAACCAAAAAAGCCACAAAAAGCGCGTCTCGTGCTACTGCAGTTATTGATAGAGGAAATTTTGATGCCAATGTCTCTGGTGGAGTGGCAAGAAATTCAGTGAAGTGCTGCTCTCTCTCTAACGGAGACTTAGTG GTGCTTTTACAGGTGAATGTTGGTGTTGATTTCTTGAGAGACCCTGTAATTGAAATTCTTCAATTTGAGAAATATAAGGAACGAAACCTGTATTCTGAGAATCAGGACAACTTAATGAATGCAAATCCTGATCCATGTGCAGAATTATTAAAATGGTTGCTTCCGTTGGATAACACTGTTCCTCCAGCTCATTCTTTATCTCCTCCTAGGAGTTCTGCTACAGGAATTGGCAGCACTCAACAAAAGTCTGTCTCTTCTGGCTCTCAGCTCTTCTCCCAATTTAGAAGTTATTCCATGTCATCTCTTCCTCAAAATACCACACCTCCTCTACCTCTTAAAGTCCAAAGTTCTAAGCCATCCTTTGATCTTGATGATTGGGATCAATCCTCATCTCAAAAACTGTTTAAGGATCAGAGAAATGAAACTAAAGGGCTTTTATCTTTTCGAGGTGTATCAGTGGAGCAAGAAAGATTTTCAGTTCGTTGTGGACTGGAAGGCATTTATGTTCCAGGAAGAAGGTGGAGGAGGAAACTTGAAATAATTCAACCCATTGAAATTCATTCTTTTTCTGCTGACTGCTGTACAGATGACCTTCTTTGTGTTCAGATAAAG AATATTTCTCCTGCACATACACCAGATATTGTGGTATATATAGATGCTATAACAATTGTCCTTGAGGAGGCGTCAAAAGGTGGACCAACTTTATCATTGCCGATTGCATGTATTGAAGCTGGAAATGGCCACAGCTTGCCAAATTTATCACTCAG GAGGGGTGAAGAACAATCTTTTATTCTAAAACCAGCATATTCAATGTGGATGGATCGCAAAGCGCATGGTGAAAGAAGTTCTCGATCATCAAGTTTGCATCTTCCTTCCAAGACTTTTGAAGGAAAGAGGAGTGCTTCAACTGCTGATCAGTATGCACTTATGGTATCTTGTCGGTGCAATTATACTG AGTCAAGATTGTTTTTCAAGCAACCAACAACGTGGCAACCACGCATCTCAAGAGATCTCATGATCTCTGTTGCATCTGAAATGTCAAGACAACCTTCTGGGCCGAATGATAGATTCACACAGCTTCCTGTCCAG GTCTTAACTCTTCAGGCATCAAATTTGACATCTGAAGACCTGACCTTGACAGTTCTTGCTCCAACCTCATTTGCTTCTCCTCCGACAGTGGTGTCCTTGAGTTCTACACCATCATCACCTTTCAGTCCCTTTGTTGGATCTTCTGAGTATGCAGGAAAAGCAAATGATGAGCGACATGGTCATGCACTGAACAAGCTGAGCTCTGTACCCCTAGTATCAGAGAACCAGAAACAGAATGGTGATGGCGGAGTTACGTCTGTTTTGATTAACAGGCAGTCCTCTCCTGTATCGGATGTCATACCGAGTACTGGTTTGGGTTGTACACATCTATGGTTGCAGAGTAGAGTTCCATTAGG ATGCATTCCTTCTCATTCTACGGCTACAATCAAGCTTGAGCTGCTTCCACTGACTGATGGTATAATTACACTTGATACCCTACAGATTGATGTTAAGGAGAAAG GTGTAACTTATATTCCAGAGCAGTCACTGAAAATTAATGCGACTTCCAGCATCTCGACAGGGATCCTCTAG
- the LOC123214443 gene encoding serine/threonine-protein kinase PBL34-like isoform X3, producing MPVCGSAESKSTNDTSRDQPTVPVVPSTTTSNAESNASTSKLEEELKVASRLRKFTFNDLKLATRNFRPESLLGEGGFGCVFKGWIEENGTAPVKPGTGLTVAVKTLNHDGLQGHKEWLAEVNFLGDLVHPNLVKLIGYCIEDDQRLLVYEFMPRGSLENHLFRRSLPLPWSIRMKIALGAAKGLTFLHEEAERPVIYRDFKTSNILLDADYNAKLSDFGLAKDGPEGDKTHVSTRVMGTYGYAAPEYVMTGHLTSRSDVYSFGVVLLEMLTGRRSMDKNRPNGEHNLVEWARPHLGERRRFYRLIDPRLEGHFSIKGAQKAAQLAAHCLSRDPKARPLMSEVVEALKPLPNLKDMASSSYYFQTMQAERIISSPNTRNGVRSQAGSLSRNGQRSLSIPNGSHASPYHHQYPHQSPKPNGKP from the exons ATG CCTGTCTGTGGATCAGCAGAAAGTAAATCCACAAATGACACCAGTAGAGACCAACCGACAGTTCCAGTAGTCCCATCTACTACCACCAGTAATGCAGAAAGTAATGCATCCACTTCTAAGCTTGAGGAAGAGCTTAAAGTTGCTTCTAGGCTACGAAAATTCACATTTAATGATCTGAAGCTGGCAACACGAAATTTTAGGCCGGAGAGTCTTCTTGGAGAAGGTGGTTTTGGTTGTGTTTTCAAGGGCTGGATAGAAGAAAATGGAACTGCTCCTGTTAAACCTGGCACAGGGCTTACTGTTGCTGTTAAAACCCTTAACCATGATGGTCTTCAGGGCCATAAAGAATGGCTG GCTGAAGTAAATTTTCTTGGTGATCTTGTTCATCCCAACTTGGTTAAATTAATCGGTTATTGCATCGAAGATGATCAAAGGCTGCTAGTATATGAGTTTATGCCTCGAGGAAGCTTGGAGAATCACCTTTTCAGAA GGTCCTTGCCACTTCCATGGTCCATAAGAATGAAAATTGCACTAGGAGCTGCAAAAGGTCTTACATTTCTACACGAAGAAGCTGAAAGGCCGGTGATTTATCGTGATTTCAAGACCTCCAACATCCTATTAGATGCA gACTACAATGCCAAACTTTCTGATTTTGGACTTGCGAAAGATGGTCCTGAGGGAGATAAAACCCATGTATCAACCCGTGTGATGGGAACTTACGGCTATGCAGCACCAGAGTATGTAATGACTG GACATCTTACATCAAGGAGTGATGTCTACAGTTTCGGTGTGGTTCTACTTGAAATGCTAACTGGCAGGAGATCAATGGACAAGAACCGTCCTAATGGGGAACATAATCTTGTTGAGTGGGCTCGGCCACATCTAGGAGAGCGAAGAAGATTTTACAGATTGATTGACCCTCGTCTTGAAGGTCACTTTTCCATCAAAGGTGCCCAGAAAGCTGCCCAGTTGGCTGCTCATTGCCTTAGTCGGGATCCAAAAGCCAGGCCCCTCATGAGCGAAGTTGTTGAAGCCTTAAAGCCTCTGCCCAATCTCAAGGACATGGCAAGCTCATCATATTATTTCCAGACCATGCAAGCTGAACGAATAATCTCAAGTCCCAATACTAGAAACGGTGTGCGAAGTCAGGCTGGATCACTTTCAAGAAACGGGCAGAGAAGCCTTTCCATACCGAATGGTTCGCATGCTTCTCCATATCACCATCAGTACCCCCATCAATCACCAAAACCCAATGGCAAACCATAG
- the LOC123214443 gene encoding serine/threonine-protein kinase PBL34-like isoform X2 — MGFDGANGKVKSSYWDVRKSKGRKKKKEVEDEVEAGEETGCWLKLRFIGSCISSRSKVDSSVSGTSTHYESKSTNDTSRDQPTVPVVPSTTTSNAESNASTSKLEEELKVASRLRKFTFNDLKLATRNFRPESLLGEGGFGCVFKGWIEENGTAPVKPGTGLTVAVKTLNHDGLQGHKEWLAEVNFLGDLVHPNLVKLIGYCIEDDQRLLVYEFMPRGSLENHLFRRSLPLPWSIRMKIALGAAKGLTFLHEEAERPVIYRDFKTSNILLDADYNAKLSDFGLAKDGPEGDKTHVSTRVMGTYGYAAPEYVMTGHLTSRSDVYSFGVVLLEMLTGRRSMDKNRPNGEHNLVEWARPHLGERRRFYRLIDPRLEGHFSIKGAQKAAQLAAHCLSRDPKARPLMSEVVEALKPLPNLKDMASSSYYFQTMQAERIISSPNTRNGVRSQAGSLSRNGQRSLSIPNGSHASPYHHQYPHQSPKPNGKP; from the exons ATGGGGTTTGATGGTGCAAATGGGAAGGTGAAGAGTTCTTATTGGGATGTGCGCAAATCAAAgggaaggaagaagaagaaggaggttGAAGATGAAGTTGAGGCTGGAGAAGAGACTGGGTGTTGGCTCAAGTTAAGGTTTATTGGAAGCTGCATTTCTTCAAGATCCAAAGTTGATAGCTCTGTTAGTGGCACCAGTACTCATTATG AAAGTAAATCCACAAATGACACCAGTAGAGACCAACCGACAGTTCCAGTAGTCCCATCTACTACCACCAGTAATGCAGAAAGTAATGCATCCACTTCTAAGCTTGAGGAAGAGCTTAAAGTTGCTTCTAGGCTACGAAAATTCACATTTAATGATCTGAAGCTGGCAACACGAAATTTTAGGCCGGAGAGTCTTCTTGGAGAAGGTGGTTTTGGTTGTGTTTTCAAGGGCTGGATAGAAGAAAATGGAACTGCTCCTGTTAAACCTGGCACAGGGCTTACTGTTGCTGTTAAAACCCTTAACCATGATGGTCTTCAGGGCCATAAAGAATGGCTG GCTGAAGTAAATTTTCTTGGTGATCTTGTTCATCCCAACTTGGTTAAATTAATCGGTTATTGCATCGAAGATGATCAAAGGCTGCTAGTATATGAGTTTATGCCTCGAGGAAGCTTGGAGAATCACCTTTTCAGAA GGTCCTTGCCACTTCCATGGTCCATAAGAATGAAAATTGCACTAGGAGCTGCAAAAGGTCTTACATTTCTACACGAAGAAGCTGAAAGGCCGGTGATTTATCGTGATTTCAAGACCTCCAACATCCTATTAGATGCA gACTACAATGCCAAACTTTCTGATTTTGGACTTGCGAAAGATGGTCCTGAGGGAGATAAAACCCATGTATCAACCCGTGTGATGGGAACTTACGGCTATGCAGCACCAGAGTATGTAATGACTG GACATCTTACATCAAGGAGTGATGTCTACAGTTTCGGTGTGGTTCTACTTGAAATGCTAACTGGCAGGAGATCAATGGACAAGAACCGTCCTAATGGGGAACATAATCTTGTTGAGTGGGCTCGGCCACATCTAGGAGAGCGAAGAAGATTTTACAGATTGATTGACCCTCGTCTTGAAGGTCACTTTTCCATCAAAGGTGCCCAGAAAGCTGCCCAGTTGGCTGCTCATTGCCTTAGTCGGGATCCAAAAGCCAGGCCCCTCATGAGCGAAGTTGTTGAAGCCTTAAAGCCTCTGCCCAATCTCAAGGACATGGCAAGCTCATCATATTATTTCCAGACCATGCAAGCTGAACGAATAATCTCAAGTCCCAATACTAGAAACGGTGTGCGAAGTCAGGCTGGATCACTTTCAAGAAACGGGCAGAGAAGCCTTTCCATACCGAATGGTTCGCATGCTTCTCCATATCACCATCAGTACCCCCATCAATCACCAAAACCCAATGGCAAACCATAG